In Gorilla gorilla gorilla isolate KB3781 chromosome 12, NHGRI_mGorGor1-v2.1_pri, whole genome shotgun sequence, the following are encoded in one genomic region:
- the INO80B gene encoding INO80 complex subunit B isoform X1 — MVTASTAGRVGSSRGLGYSGLPLPPSGQTLLTGFPSTGEALELSLAGAHGHGVHKKKHKKHKKKHKKKHHQEEDAGPTQPSPAKPQLKLKIKLGGQVLGTKSVPTFTVIPEGPRSPSPLMVVDNEEEPMEGVPLEQYRAWLDEDSNLSPSPLRDLSGGLGGQEEEEEQRWLDALEKGELDDNGDLKKEINERLLTARQRALLQKARSQPSPMLPLPVAEGCPPPALTEEMLLKREERARKRRLQAARRAEEHKNQTIERLTKTAATSGRGGRGAARGERRGGRAAAPAPMVRYCSGAQGSTLSFPPGVPAPTAVSQRPSPSGPPPRCSVPGCPHPRRYACSRTGQALCSLQCYRINLQMRLGGPEGPGSPLLAT; from the exons ATGGTAACAGCGAGTACTGCGGGAAGGGTGGGATCCAGTAGGGGCTTAGGTTATTCAGGGCTTCCCCTGCCACCCTCCGGCCAAACACTGTTGACAGGCTTTCCTTCCACAGGAGAAGCCCTGGAGTTGAGCCTGGCGGGTGCCCATGGCCATGGAGTGCACAAGAAAAAACACAAGAAGCACAAGAAGAAACACAAGAAGAAACACCATCAGGAAGAAGACGCCGGGCCCACGCAGCCGTCCCCTGCCAAGCCTCAGCTCAAACTCAAAATCAAGCTTGGGGGACAAGTCCTGGGGACCAAGAG TGTTCCTACCTTCACTGTGATCCCAGAGGGGCCTCGCTCACCCTCTCCCCTTATGGTTGTGGATAATGAAGAGGAACCTATGGAAGGAGTCCCCCTTGAGCAGTACCGTGCCTGGCTGG ATGAAGACAgtaatctctctccctctccacttcGGGACCTATCAGGAGGGTTAGGGggtcaggaggaagaggaggaacagAGGTGGCTGGATGCCCTGGAGAAGGGGGAGCTGGATGACAATGGAGACCTCAAGAAGGAGATCAATGAGCGGCTGCTTACTGCTCGACAG CGAGCTCTGCTCCAGAAGGCGCGGAGTCAACCTTCCCCTATGCTGCCGCTGCCTGTGGCTGAGGGCTGCCCACCTCCCGCCCTCACAGAGGAGATGTTGCTGAAGCGCGAGGAGCGGGCGCGGAAGCGGCGGCTCCAGGCGGCGCGGCGGGCGGAAGAGCACAAGAACCAGACTATCGAGCGCCTCACCAAGACTGCGGCGACCAGTGGGCGGGGAGGCCGGGGGGCCGCACGGGGCGAGCGGCGGGGAGGGCGGGCTGCGGCTCCGGCCCCCATGGTGCGCTACTGCAGCGGAGCACAGGGTTCCACCCTTTCCTTCCCACCTGGCGTCCCCGCCCCCACGGCAGTGTCTCAGCGGCCATCCCCCTCAGGCCCGCCGCCGCGCTGCTCTGTCCCCGGCTGTCCCCATCCGCGCCGCTACGCTTGCTCCCGCACAGGCCAGGCACTCTGCAGTCTTCAGTGCTACCGCATCAACCTGCAGATGCGGCTGGGGGGGCCCGAGGGCCCTGGATCCCCCCTTTTGGCTACGTAA
- the INO80B gene encoding INO80 complex subunit B isoform X2, whose translation MSKVWRRGSTSGAMEAPEPGEALELSLAGAHGHGVHKKKHKKHKKKHKKKHHQEEDAGPTQPSPAKPQLKLKIKLGGQVLGTKSVPTFTVIPEGPRSPSPLMVVDNEEEPMEGVPLEQYRAWLDEDSNLSPSPLRDLSGGLGGQEEEEEQRWLDALEKGELDDNGDLKKEINERLLTARQRALLQKARSQPSPMLPLPVAEGCPPPALTEEMLLKREERARKRRLQAARRAEEHKNQTIERLTKTAATSGRGGRGAARGERRGGRAAAPAPMVRYCSGAQGSTLSFPPGVPAPTAVSQRPSPSGPPPRCSVPGCPHPRRYACSRTGQALCSLQCYRINLQMRLGGPEGPGSPLLAT comes from the exons ATGAGTAAGGTGTGGCGGCGTGGGAGCACTTCTGGGGCTATGGAGGCCCCTGAGCCGG GAGAAGCCCTGGAGTTGAGCCTGGCGGGTGCCCATGGCCATGGAGTGCACAAGAAAAAACACAAGAAGCACAAGAAGAAACACAAGAAGAAACACCATCAGGAAGAAGACGCCGGGCCCACGCAGCCGTCCCCTGCCAAGCCTCAGCTCAAACTCAAAATCAAGCTTGGGGGACAAGTCCTGGGGACCAAGAG TGTTCCTACCTTCACTGTGATCCCAGAGGGGCCTCGCTCACCCTCTCCCCTTATGGTTGTGGATAATGAAGAGGAACCTATGGAAGGAGTCCCCCTTGAGCAGTACCGTGCCTGGCTGG ATGAAGACAgtaatctctctccctctccacttcGGGACCTATCAGGAGGGTTAGGGggtcaggaggaagaggaggaacagAGGTGGCTGGATGCCCTGGAGAAGGGGGAGCTGGATGACAATGGAGACCTCAAGAAGGAGATCAATGAGCGGCTGCTTACTGCTCGACAG CGAGCTCTGCTCCAGAAGGCGCGGAGTCAACCTTCCCCTATGCTGCCGCTGCCTGTGGCTGAGGGCTGCCCACCTCCCGCCCTCACAGAGGAGATGTTGCTGAAGCGCGAGGAGCGGGCGCGGAAGCGGCGGCTCCAGGCGGCGCGGCGGGCGGAAGAGCACAAGAACCAGACTATCGAGCGCCTCACCAAGACTGCGGCGACCAGTGGGCGGGGAGGCCGGGGGGCCGCACGGGGCGAGCGGCGGGGAGGGCGGGCTGCGGCTCCGGCCCCCATGGTGCGCTACTGCAGCGGAGCACAGGGTTCCACCCTTTCCTTCCCACCTGGCGTCCCCGCCCCCACGGCAGTGTCTCAGCGGCCATCCCCCTCAGGCCCGCCGCCGCGCTGCTCTGTCCCCGGCTGTCCCCATCCGCGCCGCTACGCTTGCTCCCGCACAGGCCAGGCACTCTGCAGTCTTCAGTGCTACCGCATCAACCTGCAGATGCGGCTGGGGGGGCCCGAGGGCCCTGGATCCCCCCTTTTGGCTACGTAA